The following are encoded in a window of Ignavibacteriales bacterium genomic DNA:
- a CDS encoding sodium-translocating pyrophosphatase, whose protein sequence is MKRIKELLRSRTTKRYYLLFMMIAFAVGFVWLPGSSDASSQVVEEAKKFVPFSLFTDPKYSPIEVIALFVVLGIAISGLLYALLLVKQVMKADSGTKKMQEIAAAVREGANAYLAAQFKKIGPLIVIITILLFVTYTGSQGAFRWGRSGAFLVGSLFSWLVGFVGMRLATQGNLRVAAAAKRSYGEAMQLGYRTGTITGMLTDGLGLLGGTIIFLLFGDLAYEALLGFGFGGTLLALFMRVGGGIYTKAADVGADLVGKVEKDIPEDDPRNAATIADNVGDNVGDCAGMAADIFESYEVTIVAAMILGMSTFGHKGVIFPLLVRGIGVLGSIISTYTVKAGPNDTSDTALKSVHRGFWIGSMISVLGFFLLGFGYLHFDANYFLNNPMALAGFPNGDPANLGWFANFGMMGLDLRPAYTCLIGVFLAIALNKLTSYYTHTSHAPVKSLAKSCQTGHATNIIQGFAVGYESTVAAIVVIAIAILLSVLVYAGTPPLFIAYGVAMTGIGMLTLTGNTISMDVFGPVADNANGIGEMGYDKEEMEKAQPGSYKRARQILSDLDAVGNTTKAETKGIAIGSAVIAAVSLFSSFIAIIAVGSEEKINMMTVSQYLTEAGKITVANPTVFIGFLIGGAVPFLFSSMLIRAVGRAAFYIVNECRIQFRDKEIWAGTKKPDYGRVVNICTVTAQKELIGPGILAIMTPIFVGFILGPYALGGFLAGMILVGQLLAVFMANAGGAWDNAKKMIEDGLYGGKGSEAHKAAVTGDTVGDPLKDTAGPAINPLIKVMNMVSLLALGLVLNYNLIAPKSDGRVIGVIVVLVCAAAIGWAIWQSKRDTGDFEIES, encoded by the coding sequence ATGAAAAGAATCAAAGAACTTCTCCGTTCTAGAACCACCAAACGGTATTATCTCCTCTTTATGATGATTGCATTTGCAGTTGGATTTGTTTGGCTGCCCGGCTCATCAGATGCATCATCGCAAGTTGTAGAAGAAGCTAAGAAGTTTGTTCCATTTTCTCTTTTTACCGATCCAAAGTATTCACCGATTGAAGTGATTGCTCTTTTTGTAGTATTAGGAATTGCAATTTCGGGATTACTTTATGCTTTGTTGCTTGTAAAACAAGTTATGAAAGCTGATAGCGGTACAAAGAAGATGCAAGAAATTGCTGCTGCTGTACGTGAAGGAGCTAATGCTTATTTAGCGGCTCAATTTAAAAAAATCGGTCCGCTCATTGTTATCATAACCATACTCCTTTTTGTAACATACACAGGTAGCCAAGGCGCTTTCCGTTGGGGACGTTCCGGTGCATTCTTAGTTGGTTCATTGTTCAGCTGGCTTGTAGGATTTGTTGGAATGCGTCTGGCAACACAAGGAAATTTACGAGTAGCTGCCGCGGCAAAAAGAAGTTACGGCGAAGCTATGCAGCTTGGTTATAGAACAGGAACTATTACCGGTATGTTAACTGATGGTCTTGGTCTTCTTGGCGGAACAATAATCTTTTTACTTTTTGGTGATCTTGCTTACGAAGCATTACTCGGTTTTGGATTCGGAGGAACTTTACTAGCATTATTCATGAGAGTTGGCGGCGGTATCTATACAAAAGCAGCAGATGTTGGTGCTGATCTTGTCGGTAAAGTTGAAAAAGATATTCCTGAAGATGATCCGCGTAATGCCGCAACAATTGCTGATAACGTTGGTGATAATGTAGGCGATTGCGCAGGTATGGCTGCAGATATTTTTGAGAGTTATGAAGTAACAATAGTTGCAGCAATGATTCTTGGTATGTCAACATTCGGTCATAAAGGAGTAATCTTTCCATTGTTAGTTCGCGGTATCGGTGTTCTTGGTTCAATCATTAGTACTTACACTGTGAAAGCCGGACCAAACGATACATCAGATACAGCACTTAAAAGTGTCCATCGCGGGTTCTGGATCGGATCTATGATCAGTGTTCTTGGATTCTTTTTACTCGGATTCGGTTACTTGCATTTTGATGCAAATTATTTTTTGAATAATCCAATGGCTCTTGCAGGATTTCCAAACGGAGATCCGGCTAACTTAGGATGGTTCGCAAATTTTGGAATGATGGGTTTGGATTTACGTCCAGCTTATACTTGTTTGATCGGAGTTTTTCTGGCAATCGCATTAAATAAATTAACAAGCTACTACACACACACAAGCCATGCACCGGTAAAAAGTTTGGCAAAATCTTGTCAGACCGGACATGCAACAAACATCATTCAAGGATTTGCAGTTGGTTATGAAAGTACTGTTGCAGCAATCGTTGTTATTGCAATTGCTATTCTACTTTCAGTTTTAGTTTATGCCGGAACGCCGCCTCTCTTTATTGCATACGGTGTAGCTATGACCGGTATCGGTATGCTTACACTAACCGGTAATACAATTTCGATGGATGTTTTTGGACCAGTAGCAGATAATGCAAATGGTATTGGTGAGATGGGCTACGATAAAGAAGAAATGGAAAAAGCACAACCCGGAAGTTATAAGAGAGCAAGGCAAATTCTTTCTGATCTTGATGCTGTTGGCAATACAACAAAAGCTGAAACAAAGGGAATTGCAATTGGCTCCGCTGTAATTGCTGCTGTATCGTTGTTCTCCAGTTTCATAGCTATTATTGCTGTGGGAAGTGAAGAGAAAATTAATATGATGACGGTTAGTCAATATCTTACTGAAGCTGGAAAGATTACAGTTGCTAATCCAACAGTGTTCATCGGATTCTTAATTGGCGGCGCTGTTCCATTCTTGTTCAGTTCAATGTTGATTCGCGCGGTTGGGCGTGCTGCTTTTTATATTGTTAACGAATGCCGGATTCAATTCCGCGATAAAGAAATTTGGGCCGGAACAAAGAAACCTGATTACGGCAGAGTTGTAAATATTTGTACAGTTACTGCTCAGAAAGAATTAATTGGTCCTGGGATCCTTGCAATAATGACTCCAATTTTTGTAGGATTTATTTTAGGTCCTTATGCACTTGGCGGATTTTTAGCTGGAATGATTCTGGTTGGTCAGTTACTTGCAGTATTCATGGCTAATGCCGGCGGTGCATGGGATAATGCTAAGAAGATGATAGAAGATGGTCTTTATGGCGGTAAAGGTTCTGAAGCTCATAAAGCTGCAGTAACCGGCGATACAGTTGGCGATCCTTTAAAAGATACTGCCGGACCTGCGATCAATCCATTGATAAAAGTTATGAACATGGTTAGTTTATTAGCGCTTGGACTTGTTCTAAACTATAATTTAATTGCACCGAAATCAGATGGAAGAGTAATCGGAGTAATTGTTGTTCTTGTCTGTGCTGCTGCAATTGGATGGGCTATATGGCAAAGTAAACGAGATACAGGTGATTTTGAAATTGAATCGTAG